CTCGAGCGCCGAAGGCATCTCCGAGGGCTCCCGCGTTCTCGACCGATTCGTCGTCCCATGTCATGCGGTAACAGTACCAGTACGTCGTTCATAAACGCATCGGGAAGTTGGCAGCCCGAAGCGTTCGGCGGAACCCGGAAAACGGAGAAACGAGCCGACACGAATCAAAGCGACTGAGTTGCACGCTGTAGCCTTCGCCTTGCCGAATGATGACCCCCACCCCCCACGTTTCACCTGAAAACCATTACGGACATAGAGCTGTCACGGCTAGTAAGACAATCACTCTCATGAATTTTACTCGATTCTCGGTGAATTACAGCTGCAGGCGTCCACGAGAGCGGCGGCTCGCCGACTCTCGATCGGCTGAACACCGCAGAAAGGGATGGACCGGCTCAGTCGAGGTACTCGTCTGCGCTCTTGTGGAGGGCGACGAATCCCTCGGCGAACTCCGCACCCCTGGTTCGGCCGAGCACTCGCGCTTCGGCGCGGACCCCTTCGACGAGTCCGTCGAATTCGGCGTCTATGCCACCGTGCTCCTCGAGCCACTCGACTTGCGACTCGTGTTCGAGGATGGCGTCTTCTTTCGTCGACTGATAGTCGCCGATGTCGACGTACGTCTCGGGCTCGAACGAGGACGTCGGCTTCCCGAAGTAGTAGACGTTCCGCGGTCCCCACGGCTCGTACTCGGTCTCCAGAAGCGGGAGCGAACACATGTAGTACGCGTCGGTCACCAGCCTCGACGTTGCTCGGTGGTCTGGGTGCATGTCGTCGCGGTAGTGGGTGAGTACGATGTCCGGGCGGTGCTCGCGCAGCACGTCGACGAGCTGGAGCCGGTTCTCCATCGAGTAGGTCACGCGTCCATCCTCGAAGTCGAGGAACACCGCCTCCGCACCGAGGGTCTTCGCGGCCTCCTCGGCCTCGCGCTCGCGCGTCGCCGCGACTTCAGCTTCGGTAGTGTCGAAACCGCCGTACTCGCCGCGGGTCATGTAGACGATGGTGACGTCGTCGCCGCGGTCGGCGTGCTTTGCGAGCGTGCCGCCGCAGAAGATGTCGGCGTCGTCGGGATGTGCGACTACTGCTGTGAGATGCATACACACGTCAGTCAGGCAAGCCGATATTAAGCGTTGCGCCGGGATCGCCGCCGAAGGTGTCGTCAGTCGTCGTGCGCGCCACTGGCCGTTTCCCGCACCGAGGTGGGCGCTCGACTACGAAAAGAGGTGTTCGAGGTCGCCGCGCACCCGCGGCGGCATCCGCTCGGGCGCGGTCCGGTACGGCGGGACCTCGGCGGTCACCCAATCGTCGTAGCCGACGTCCGCGAGCGCGTCGCC
The sequence above is drawn from the Haloprofundus salinisoli genome and encodes:
- a CDS encoding PIG-L deacetylase family protein; translation: MHLTAVVAHPDDADIFCGGTLAKHADRGDDVTIVYMTRGEYGGFDTTEAEVAATREREAEEAAKTLGAEAVFLDFEDGRVTYSMENRLQLVDVLREHRPDIVLTHYRDDMHPDHRATSRLVTDAYYMCSLPLLETEYEPWGPRNVYYFGKPTSSFEPETYVDIGDYQSTKEDAILEHESQVEWLEEHGGIDAEFDGLVEGVRAEARVLGRTRGAEFAEGFVALHKSADEYLD